From Nitrospirota bacterium, one genomic window encodes:
- a CDS encoding F0F1 ATP synthase subunit epsilon, with amino-acid sequence MAGKILLEVVTPEKLLLSQQVDEVIAPGSEGEFGVLPGHCHFLSTLRIGELRYRVGDQTTHMAILWGYAEVTPTKVTIMAEIAEKAEDIDVERAQAAFVKAEQRLKAGGLPSEVKEAEISLEKARLRKKIADRARKVHV; translated from the coding sequence ATGGCAGGGAAGATTCTATTAGAAGTGGTGACGCCGGAGAAGTTGCTCTTGAGCCAACAGGTGGATGAGGTCATCGCACCAGGTTCAGAGGGCGAATTCGGCGTATTGCCGGGACATTGTCATTTTCTTTCGACCTTACGCATCGGTGAGCTTCGCTATCGTGTCGGAGACCAGACCACACATATGGCGATTCTATGGGGTTATGCAGAAGTCACACCGACCAAAGTCACTATCATGGCCGAGATCGCCGAGAAGGCAGAAGACATTGACGTCGAGCGGGCTCAGGCGGCATTCGTGAAGGCCGAACAACGGCTCAAGGCTGGCGGTCTGCCCTCTGAAGTGAAAGAAGCAGAAATCAGTCTCGAAAAAGCCAGACTCCGCAAAAAGATCGCCGACCGTGCCCGCAAGGTTCACGTATAA
- the rplI gene encoding 50S ribosomal protein L9: MKVILQETMEGVGHLGDLLDVKDGYARNFLLPRKKAVLADSRSIKAFEHIKRVAAERAKKEKVEIETHAKSISAVSLTVETKVGKDDKMFGSVTVKDIAEGLAEKGFVVDRRKIQLEQPIKELGTFTVPIKLPRDVTATVVIHVVKKQEAEAAPAEA, encoded by the coding sequence ATGAAAGTTATTCTACAAGAAACGATGGAAGGGGTCGGCCACCTCGGCGATCTCCTCGATGTCAAAGACGGATACGCACGGAACTTTCTACTTCCGCGCAAAAAAGCAGTACTAGCCGACAGCCGCAGCATCAAAGCATTTGAACATATCAAGCGCGTGGCGGCCGAGCGGGCAAAGAAAGAAAAAGTCGAGATCGAAACCCATGCCAAGAGCATCTCAGCCGTGTCCCTTACGGTGGAGACCAAGGTCGGCAAGGACGACAAGATGTTCGGATCGGTCACGGTCAAAGACATTGCAGAAGGATTGGCTGAAAAAGGATTCGTGGTGGATCGGCGCAAGATCCAGCTGGAGCAGCCGATCAAAGAACTCGGCACCTTCACCGTGCCGATCAAGCTCCCGCGAGACGTGACCGCAACGGTAGTCATCCACGTCGTGAAGAAACAGGAAGCCGAAGCGGCCCCTGCCGAGGCCTAA
- the glyA gene encoding serine hydroxymethyltransferase, translating to MNDAVGSLDALKATDPDVYAAIAAEEERQRNKLLLIASENFASPAVLAAQGSLMTNKYAEGYPGKRYYGGCQHVDTVESLAIERCKQIFGAEHVNVQPHSGSQANMAAYLSVLKAGDTILGMDLAQGGHLTHGSKVNYSGILFRAFSYGVDRETETINYDAVQKLAEECRPRMLVVGASAYARTLDFPRFQQIAKSVGAYLMVDIAHIAGLIAAGLHPNPIPYADFVTTTTHKTLRGPRGGVVMCKAEHAKAVDKFIFPGMQGGPLMHVIAAKAVAFKEALSPSFTRYQQQVIANAKVLAQGLLDRGYKIVSGGTDTHLMLVNLSNKGITGKEADAALDAAGIIVNKNAVPYDEKPPAVASGIRLGTPIVSTRGMRETEMKEIVDLIDQVLQHRQDPAMLEKVRTQAKALCSRFPIFHTY from the coding sequence ATGAACGATGCGGTTGGTTCCTTAGACGCGCTCAAAGCCACAGACCCGGATGTCTATGCCGCGATTGCCGCCGAGGAAGAGCGTCAGCGCAACAAGCTGCTCCTGATCGCCTCGGAGAACTTCGCCAGCCCCGCGGTCCTCGCCGCTCAAGGCTCCCTCATGACGAATAAGTACGCTGAAGGGTACCCGGGCAAACGGTACTACGGCGGCTGTCAACATGTGGACACCGTCGAATCTCTCGCTATCGAACGCTGCAAGCAGATTTTCGGCGCCGAGCATGTAAACGTGCAGCCCCACTCAGGGTCGCAGGCCAATATGGCAGCTTACCTGTCCGTACTGAAGGCCGGCGACACCATCCTGGGGATGGACCTCGCGCAAGGCGGTCACCTCACTCACGGTAGCAAGGTCAATTATTCAGGAATCCTGTTTCGCGCATTTTCCTACGGCGTGGACCGAGAGACCGAAACCATCAACTATGACGCGGTGCAAAAGCTGGCAGAAGAATGCCGGCCACGTATGCTCGTCGTAGGTGCCAGTGCCTATGCGCGGACCCTGGACTTTCCGCGATTCCAACAAATCGCCAAATCGGTCGGTGCCTATTTGATGGTCGATATCGCCCACATCGCTGGCCTGATCGCTGCGGGACTCCACCCGAATCCTATCCCCTATGCCGACTTTGTCACGACGACGACCCACAAAACCCTGCGGGGACCCCGTGGTGGCGTGGTCATGTGCAAGGCCGAGCATGCAAAAGCAGTCGACAAGTTTATCTTCCCCGGAATGCAAGGCGGGCCCTTGATGCATGTGATCGCCGCCAAGGCCGTCGCGTTCAAGGAGGCGCTCTCGCCCTCGTTTACGCGGTACCAACAGCAGGTCATCGCCAATGCAAAAGTGCTGGCCCAAGGGCTCCTCGACCGAGGATATAAGATCGTATCGGGCGGTACAGATACTCATCTCATGCTGGTGAATCTGTCCAACAAAGGCATTACCGGCAAAGAGGCGGATGCCGCATTGGACGCCGCCGGCATTATCGTGAACAAGAACGCCGTGCCCTACGACGAGAAACCACCAGCCGTGGCCAGTGGTATTCGGTTGGGAACTCCCATAGTCTCGACCAGAGGGATGCGGGAAACCGAGATGAAAGAGATTGTAGACTTGATCGATCAGGTACTACAGCATCGGCAAGATCCCGCAATGCTCGAGAAAGTTCGCACGCAGGCCAAAGCGCTCTGCAGCCGCTTTCCGATCTTTCACACCTACTAA
- a CDS encoding metal ABC transporter permease, protein MIELFTYDFMQRSLLAAAMVGGLCSVVGVFVVLRGLAFVGAGTAHAAFAGVALGYLMGWPPLVLAILFGLATVWITGWVEEKGRMKLDVSIGILYTTTMALAILFIGLMKTYNAEVYGYLFGSVLSVTSEELRIIGGLSVLVLGLIVLFSKELYFIAFDQEMAEASGVPARRIFFLLLTLVALTVVVSLKTVGAILVFAMILIPASTAYQLTSSLRTLTLYSIVIGVTTAVAGVVISATWDVPSGPAIVLLATTVFFISVLFSPKRMKRAVQAHAH, encoded by the coding sequence ATGATTGAGCTCTTCACGTACGACTTCATGCAACGGTCTCTGCTCGCCGCCGCGATGGTAGGAGGGCTCTGCTCGGTTGTCGGCGTGTTCGTCGTTCTACGAGGGCTCGCGTTTGTTGGGGCAGGGACAGCGCATGCGGCTTTTGCCGGTGTGGCGCTGGGGTATCTTATGGGCTGGCCGCCGCTGGTGCTGGCGATTCTTTTTGGTCTTGCCACGGTCTGGATCACGGGCTGGGTTGAAGAAAAAGGCCGGATGAAGCTGGACGTCTCGATCGGCATTCTCTACACAACGACAATGGCCTTAGCCATTCTCTTCATCGGCTTGATGAAAACCTACAATGCGGAAGTGTATGGCTATCTCTTCGGGAGCGTACTCTCGGTCACCAGCGAGGAGCTGCGCATCATCGGCGGGTTGAGTGTTCTCGTGCTCGGCCTCATCGTGCTGTTCTCGAAGGAGCTGTATTTTATTGCCTTCGATCAAGAAATGGCCGAAGCCTCTGGCGTTCCAGCGCGACGGATATTTTTTCTTCTGCTCACCCTGGTCGCCCTGACCGTCGTCGTCTCGCTGAAAACGGTCGGTGCCATTCTGGTCTTTGCCATGATCCTGATTCCTGCCTCAACGGCCTATCAACTGACCTCCAGCCTCAGGACACTCACCCTCTATTCCATCGTCATCGGTGTCACTACAGCCGTCGCTGGGGTGGTGATCTCCGCCACGTGGGATGTGCCGTCAGGCCCTGCGATTGTCCTCCTCGCCACCACTGTTTTTTTCATCTCGGTGCTTTTTTCTCCGAAGAGGATGAAGCGAGCAGTCCAGGCTCACGCACATTAG
- the atpD gene encoding F0F1 ATP synthase subunit beta gives MSIGKVIQVIGPVVDVEFPPGQLPNIYNALKVIQEENKAAGTPAVRITLEVALHLGENRVRGIAMSTTDGLTRGMDVHDTGAPISVPVGRETLGRLINVLGEPVDEMGPIKTTKTYPIHRPAPRLEDQDTKTEVLETGIKVIDLLEPYSKGGKVGLFGGAGVGKTVIIMELINNIALHHGGFSVFAGVGERTREGNDLWHEMQESKVIDPTDFSKSKVSLVYGQMNEPPGARLRVALTGLSVAEYFRDEENQDVLLFVDNIFRFTQAGSEVSALLGRMPSAVGYQPTLSTEMGQLQERITSTKRGSITSVQAIYVPADDLTDPAPATAFAHLDATTVLSRQLAELGIYPAVDPLDSTSRILDPQVIGDDHYKVARGVQSVLQRYKDLQDIIAILGMDELSEDDKMAVARARKIQRFLSQPFHVAEAFTGSPGKYVKLKDTVRSFKEILAGKYDHLPEQAFYMVGPIEEVIAKAEKMGVKV, from the coding sequence GTGAGCATTGGAAAAGTCATTCAGGTCATCGGACCAGTCGTGGACGTGGAGTTTCCTCCCGGACAACTGCCGAACATTTACAACGCGCTGAAAGTCATTCAGGAAGAGAATAAGGCCGCTGGTACGCCAGCCGTCCGCATCACGCTGGAAGTCGCGCTGCATCTCGGTGAAAACCGCGTGCGCGGGATCGCGATGTCCACGACCGACGGTCTGACGCGCGGGATGGATGTCCATGACACTGGCGCACCGATTTCTGTGCCGGTCGGCCGCGAAACATTGGGACGATTGATCAACGTATTGGGCGAACCAGTCGACGAAATGGGTCCGATCAAGACGACCAAGACCTATCCGATCCACCGGCCTGCGCCGCGTCTCGAAGATCAAGACACCAAGACCGAAGTCCTCGAAACCGGGATCAAAGTCATCGATCTGCTGGAGCCCTACAGCAAGGGCGGCAAGGTCGGTCTCTTCGGCGGCGCCGGAGTCGGCAAGACCGTCATCATCATGGAGCTCATCAACAACATCGCCTTGCACCATGGTGGATTCTCGGTGTTCGCCGGCGTCGGTGAACGGACCCGTGAAGGAAACGACCTCTGGCACGAAATGCAGGAGTCAAAAGTCATCGACCCCACGGACTTTTCCAAGTCAAAAGTCTCGTTGGTCTATGGACAGATGAACGAGCCACCGGGAGCCCGCTTGCGCGTCGCTCTGACCGGACTCTCCGTCGCAGAATATTTCCGCGATGAAGAGAACCAGGACGTATTGCTCTTCGTGGACAATATCTTCCGGTTTACCCAAGCCGGTTCGGAAGTCTCCGCCTTGCTCGGACGTATGCCATCCGCCGTCGGTTATCAGCCAACCCTCTCGACCGAGATGGGACAACTACAAGAACGCATCACCTCGACCAAGCGTGGTTCGATTACATCCGTGCAAGCCATCTACGTGCCGGCAGACGATCTGACCGACCCGGCACCGGCCACGGCTTTCGCCCACTTGGACGCTACCACCGTGTTGTCACGGCAATTGGCTGAGCTGGGTATCTACCCAGCCGTCGATCCGCTCGACTCCACCTCGCGTATTCTCGATCCGCAAGTCATCGGCGACGATCACTATAAAGTCGCACGAGGAGTCCAGTCCGTGTTGCAGCGGTACAAAGACCTTCAAGACATTATTGCCATTCTCGGTATGGACGAATTATCGGAAGACGACAAAATGGCGGTGGCCAGGGCGCGGAAGATTCAGCGCTTCTTGTCCCAGCCATTCCACGTCGCTGAAGCCTTTACCGGTTCACCAGGCAAGTATGTGAAGCTCAAAGATACCGTGCGAAGCTTTAAGGAAATTCTCGCCGGCAAATACGACCACCTCCCGGAGCAGGCCTTCTACATGGTCGGCCCGATCGAGGAAGTGATCGCAAAGGCAGAGAAAATGGGAGTGAAGGTATAA
- a CDS encoding RluA family pseudouridine synthase codes for MVTEFVVTAGEQPKRLDVFLVNREPNLSRSALQRLIGQGRVRINGQVVKPSQKIKPGDNIAFDIPKAEPLELKGEAIPLEILYEDDVLLLLNKPSGLVVHPAPGHWAGTLVNALLHHFQTSGGTVSTIGGKERPGLVHRLDKDTSGVMVIAKTDQAHRALSAQFKLHTITRVYEALITGVPKKGHGLIELAIGRDKKERKKFSAHTARPKESVTEYKVDHRFGKLAAHVLLYPRTGRTHQLRVHLTSLGHPILGDQTYGGKKVCEVEGIEIPRVMLHARTLGFRHPSTGEFHEYTKPFPTDMEQVVQALDALTPPPGAKKS; via the coding sequence ATGGTCACAGAATTTGTCGTAACGGCCGGTGAGCAACCCAAACGATTGGATGTCTTCCTGGTCAATCGTGAGCCGAATTTATCGCGATCAGCCCTGCAACGATTAATCGGTCAAGGGCGGGTGCGGATCAACGGTCAGGTCGTCAAACCAAGCCAAAAGATCAAGCCAGGCGACAACATCGCGTTCGACATTCCAAAAGCAGAACCTCTGGAACTCAAAGGTGAGGCCATCCCTCTGGAGATCCTCTACGAGGACGATGTGCTGTTGCTCCTGAATAAGCCATCCGGCCTCGTCGTTCATCCTGCGCCTGGGCATTGGGCAGGCACATTGGTGAATGCCCTCCTCCACCACTTTCAGACCTCCGGCGGCACAGTCTCAACGATCGGTGGGAAAGAGAGACCAGGTCTGGTCCATCGCCTGGACAAGGATACGTCTGGAGTAATGGTCATTGCCAAAACAGACCAGGCCCACCGCGCCCTTTCCGCTCAATTCAAACTACATACAATCACGCGGGTGTACGAGGCACTGATCACAGGCGTACCGAAAAAAGGGCATGGGTTGATCGAATTGGCCATCGGTCGGGATAAGAAGGAGCGGAAAAAATTCTCCGCCCACACCGCGAGACCCAAGGAGTCCGTGACGGAATACAAGGTCGATCACCGATTCGGCAAACTGGCCGCTCATGTGCTCTTGTACCCGCGCACAGGCAGGACGCACCAACTCCGTGTCCATCTCACCTCTCTAGGCCATCCCATTCTGGGAGATCAGACCTATGGGGGAAAGAAGGTCTGCGAGGTCGAAGGGATTGAGATCCCCCGGGTGATGCTGCATGCCAGGACCCTGGGATTCCGTCATCCCTCTACGGGAGAATTCCACGAATACACAAAGCCTTTTCCCACCGATATGGAGCAGGTGGTGCAGGCACTCGATGCCCTCACGCCTCCTCCGGGCGCCAAGAAATCTTGA
- a CDS encoding metal ABC transporter substrate-binding protein → MLNLRRLLLFWAILISQGLLTAPLVLAVPTTEPLNIVVTIPVLKDLAEQVGGPYVRVTSLLSGYENEHTYSPKPSDLVAVRKARVLFEVGIGLEVWVSSLVKNAGSSSLRVVTTSKGIALLRDESGHEGASHAGGEDEQGNPHVWMDPENAMTMMRHITEALIQADPAHATEFRSNQASYLRKLDQLRVNLSERIAGLADRRFVAHHPAWPYFARRFGFDVAATIQMQSGSEPSALQLQTLIGKIKKDRIKVIVSEIQLSQKLPDLLAKETKTKVIVLTTLPGGLPGTETYLDMLRYNVLQLANALESP, encoded by the coding sequence ATGTTGAATTTGCGGCGTCTGCTCCTATTTTGGGCCATTCTCATCAGTCAGGGTCTGCTCACGGCACCTCTTGTTCTTGCTGTTCCGACGACTGAGCCTCTCAATATCGTGGTGACCATTCCCGTTTTGAAGGACCTGGCCGAACAAGTCGGTGGCCCCTATGTCCGCGTGACATCCCTTCTGAGCGGCTATGAGAACGAACATACCTATTCCCCTAAACCGAGCGATCTTGTCGCCGTTCGGAAGGCTCGGGTGCTGTTTGAAGTGGGTATCGGCCTCGAAGTCTGGGTCTCCTCATTGGTCAAGAATGCCGGCAGTTCCTCGCTCCGTGTCGTCACCACGTCCAAAGGCATCGCATTGCTCCGCGACGAATCGGGCCACGAAGGAGCGAGTCATGCTGGCGGAGAAGACGAACAGGGAAATCCTCATGTATGGATGGATCCTGAGAATGCGATGACGATGATGCGTCATATTACGGAAGCGCTTATTCAGGCAGATCCCGCGCATGCGACGGAGTTTCGATCCAATCAGGCCTCGTATCTCCGGAAACTGGACCAACTGCGAGTGAACTTGAGTGAACGGATCGCAGGCCTGGCCGATCGCCGATTTGTTGCGCATCATCCAGCCTGGCCGTACTTCGCGAGGCGGTTTGGCTTCGACGTTGCTGCCACGATTCAAATGCAATCCGGCTCAGAACCCTCAGCCCTTCAGCTTCAGACTCTAATCGGCAAGATCAAGAAGGACCGGATTAAAGTCATCGTGTCGGAGATTCAGCTCAGTCAAAAGCTCCCAGATCTATTGGCAAAAGAAACGAAGACCAAAGTCATCGTGTTGACCACGCTACCGGGAGGCCTGCCAGGGACCGAGACCTACCTCGACATGCTCCGCTATAATGTGCTCCAATTGGCCAACGCGCTAGAGTCTCCGTAA
- a CDS encoding metal ABC transporter ATP-binding protein has translation MSDSLEPIIRFDHASFGFPGVIALKDISLSINAGEFVGVIGPNGSGKTTLCRAILGLMAPVEGHLHIFDCACDALRCHHRAKIGYLPQKGVVDRNFPVTVLETVMMGRYGALGLFTRPGSKDRAIAMEALSHVEMDKHKDTALGHLSGGQQQRVFIARALAQQPKVLLLDEPTTGLDMTAQHNVIELIEHLHDELRLTIVLITHDINMIRSRVDRLVLLKTRLYAAGPPADVLKPEILSQVYGKDLVITDKDLIIVEDYHHHH, from the coding sequence GTGTCAGACTCCCTCGAGCCTATCATTCGGTTTGACCATGCCTCGTTTGGATTTCCCGGCGTCATCGCGCTCAAGGATATCTCGCTTTCTATCAATGCAGGCGAGTTTGTCGGCGTCATCGGCCCGAACGGATCCGGGAAAACCACACTGTGCCGCGCTATTTTAGGCCTCATGGCTCCCGTTGAGGGCCATCTCCATATCTTCGATTGCGCCTGTGATGCCTTGCGTTGCCATCACAGGGCTAAGATCGGTTACCTTCCGCAAAAGGGCGTCGTCGATCGCAACTTTCCGGTGACGGTTCTTGAAACGGTCATGATGGGTCGATATGGAGCCTTGGGCCTCTTCACGCGCCCAGGGTCGAAAGATCGAGCGATTGCCATGGAGGCACTCTCCCATGTTGAGATGGACAAGCACAAAGATACGGCTCTAGGCCATCTGTCCGGCGGTCAGCAGCAGCGGGTCTTTATCGCGCGGGCGTTAGCCCAACAGCCCAAAGTCCTTCTGCTCGACGAACCGACGACCGGGCTGGACATGACCGCTCAGCATAATGTGATTGAACTTATCGAACATCTGCACGATGAGTTGAGGCTGACGATTGTGCTGATCACTCATGACATCAATATGATCCGCTCGCGAGTAGACCGGCTCGTACTCCTGAAAACCCGCCTGTATGCCGCAGGGCCTCCTGCCGATGTGTTGAAACCGGAGATCCTCAGCCAGGTTTACGGAAAAGATCTGGTGATTACAGACAAAGATCTCATCATCGTCGAGGACTATCACCATCATCATTGA
- a CDS encoding sensor histidine kinase has protein sequence MPITKAKAPKRPRKIHAPTGTHVAIIGAGRGGTALIEIFATDPLVQVVGVAEVQKNAPGIALAKRLGIPVTRDYRKLLDLERVDLIIDVSGNAKVWQLLQDFHRMGVTIIGGASAKFMWELIEARIRATAEIEKTLNKYQSLYRLYVKETGVAVTEERTRIACEMHDGLVQSLAGVNFKLDLSQQLIRKDPKASLATLRESKAQLKLAIQEARQVIFNLRPLHYDKMELLPALTNYLTSYETQYHIKTQFRVSGDEQILFPRTKIFLFRIVQEALSNVERHAKATRVTVELDIDPERLRVTIGDNGVGFDMDTVLRDPDKWDHFGIRGILERARLVGGEGKIDSKKGRGTTIVVDVPLMKKETTAHGED, from the coding sequence ATGCCGATAACCAAGGCCAAGGCTCCCAAACGACCACGCAAGATACATGCGCCAACTGGCACGCATGTCGCGATCATCGGCGCAGGTCGTGGCGGCACAGCACTGATTGAAATCTTTGCAACAGACCCATTAGTGCAGGTCGTCGGCGTGGCTGAAGTTCAGAAAAATGCACCGGGTATCGCACTGGCGAAACGGCTCGGCATCCCTGTGACCCGCGATTACCGGAAGCTTCTGGATCTTGAGCGTGTAGATCTCATCATTGACGTATCGGGCAATGCCAAAGTCTGGCAGTTACTCCAAGACTTTCACCGCATGGGCGTGACGATCATCGGCGGGGCCAGCGCGAAATTCATGTGGGAACTCATCGAGGCTCGCATTCGCGCCACGGCAGAAATCGAGAAGACCTTAAATAAATACCAATCGCTCTATCGGCTCTACGTCAAGGAAACGGGTGTCGCGGTGACGGAGGAGCGAACGCGCATTGCTTGCGAAATGCACGACGGTCTTGTGCAGAGTTTGGCCGGCGTCAACTTCAAGCTGGATCTGAGCCAGCAACTGATTCGAAAAGACCCGAAAGCCAGTCTGGCTACCTTGCGCGAAAGCAAAGCTCAGTTGAAACTGGCCATCCAGGAGGCGCGGCAAGTCATCTTTAATCTTCGGCCCCTCCACTACGATAAGATGGAGCTGCTCCCCGCCCTCACCAACTACCTCACCTCGTACGAAACCCAGTACCACATCAAGACGCAATTCCGCGTATCCGGCGATGAACAGATCTTATTTCCGCGCACCAAAATCTTCCTCTTTCGCATTGTGCAAGAAGCCCTCAGCAACGTCGAGAGACATGCGAAAGCGACTCGAGTCACCGTGGAACTAGACATCGACCCCGAACGGCTCCGTGTCACAATCGGGGACAACGGCGTGGGATTCGACATGGACACGGTGCTACGTGATCCCGATAAATGGGATCATTTCGGAATTCGAGGCATTCTAGAGCGGGCTCGCCTGGTAGGAGGCGAGGGCAAGATTGATTCAAAGAAAGGGCGTGGGACGACGATCGTCGTCGACGTCCCGCTGATGAAAAAGGAGACGACAGCGCATGGAGAAGATTAA
- the nrdR gene encoding transcriptional regulator NrdR — protein sequence MKCPFCDELEDKVVDSRMAKEGEVIRRRRECLGCKRRYTTYERVEEILPVVVKKDGRRESFDRSKILAGLKKACEKRPISTATIEMVTDRIEKRIQEMGETEIESRIVGEELMKELHQLDQVAYVRFASVYREFKDIDQFMDELRTLAQQRRDR from the coding sequence GTGAAATGTCCGTTCTGCGATGAACTCGAAGACAAAGTCGTCGACTCGCGTATGGCGAAGGAAGGCGAAGTCATTCGCCGTCGGCGCGAATGTCTCGGCTGCAAACGCCGTTACACGACCTACGAGCGTGTCGAAGAAATCCTTCCCGTGGTGGTAAAAAAAGACGGCCGCCGGGAATCGTTTGACCGCAGTAAGATTCTTGCCGGCCTCAAAAAAGCCTGTGAAAAACGGCCCATCAGCACGGCTACCATCGAAATGGTGACGGACCGTATTGAAAAACGCATTCAAGAGATGGGGGAGACGGAAATAGAAAGCCGGATCGTGGGCGAAGAGTTGATGAAAGAGCTGCATCAATTAGATCAGGTCGCCTATGTTCGCTTTGCCTCTGTCTACCGTGAGTTTAAAGATATTGACCAGTTCATGGACGAGCTGAGAACGTTGGCTCAGCAACGCCGCGACCGGTGA
- a CDS encoding response regulator transcription factor encodes MEKIKVLIADDHRVVREGLAAILKTKDDILIVGEAQDGMEAVEKVKTLVPDVVLMDVSMPRMGGVEATRQIKREFPHIGIVALTMYDEQQYIFDLVRAGATGYLLKDSESSQIVAAIRAIYKGESLIHPSVASKILAEFSLMSQKKGKKPGWVEHDLTEREITVLRLVADGKTNKEIANNLDLSEKTVKNHVRNIFHKLQVYDRTQAAILAIRKGLIELDPRP; translated from the coding sequence ATGGAGAAGATTAAAGTACTCATCGCAGATGATCATCGGGTCGTGCGTGAAGGACTGGCCGCGATCCTCAAGACGAAAGACGACATCCTAATCGTGGGGGAAGCCCAGGATGGCATGGAGGCCGTCGAAAAGGTGAAGACGTTGGTACCCGACGTGGTACTCATGGACGTAAGCATGCCCAGAATGGGCGGGGTCGAAGCGACTAGACAGATTAAGCGCGAATTCCCTCACATCGGCATCGTGGCCCTGACCATGTATGACGAGCAACAATACATCTTTGATTTGGTACGAGCCGGGGCCACCGGATATCTCTTGAAAGATTCTGAGTCCTCTCAGATCGTCGCCGCGATACGCGCGATCTACAAAGGCGAATCCCTCATCCATCCCTCGGTCGCAAGCAAGATCTTGGCAGAGTTCTCTTTGATGTCCCAGAAAAAGGGCAAAAAACCAGGGTGGGTCGAGCACGACCTGACAGAGCGAGAGATCACAGTCCTCCGCTTGGTCGCTGACGGCAAGACCAACAAGGAAATTGCCAATAATTTAGATCTGAGCGAAAAGACCGTCAAGAACCATGTCCGGAATATTTTTCACAAGCTCCAAGTCTACGATCGCACACAAGCCGCCATCCTGGCCATTCGGAAAGGCCTCATCGAGTTGGACCCACGACCATAG
- a CDS encoding outer membrane beta-barrel protein — protein sequence MGLNSARVGLLGVLLTSVFVFGSQAMAEEWKMEQGGIEPGKFVLGMRAGFAPLTQSLTANSSTDVGSLVNFQGLYSLNKWLLVGMMLEWERHGVDQERPFRDLGHQDTVSVLPTVEVRPVRFGPISPYANMSFGVNVNSFGENSSTRISPSNTFAWRLGWGADYMLTKQFALNTEMAYKRNDGHATVNGNRNNDWNASSFGFLFGAKLFF from the coding sequence ATGGGTCTCAATTCGGCTCGTGTGGGTTTACTGGGGGTCCTGCTGACAAGCGTGTTCGTCTTTGGCAGCCAAGCGATGGCGGAAGAGTGGAAGATGGAACAGGGCGGCATAGAACCAGGAAAATTTGTGCTCGGTATGCGGGCAGGCTTTGCGCCCTTGACTCAATCGTTAACTGCTAATAGCTCAACAGACGTGGGCTCCTTGGTTAATTTCCAGGGGTTGTATAGTCTCAATAAATGGCTATTGGTTGGGATGATGCTAGAGTGGGAACGCCATGGCGTGGATCAAGAGCGGCCTTTTAGGGACTTGGGACATCAAGACACTGTGTCGGTACTCCCGACCGTCGAAGTTCGACCGGTGCGATTTGGGCCGATCAGTCCCTATGCCAACATGAGTTTCGGGGTGAATGTGAATAGTTTCGGTGAAAACAGCTCGACTCGTATTTCCCCGAGCAACACCTTCGCCTGGCGGCTTGGCTGGGGCGCCGACTACATGCTGACTAAACAGTTCGCACTGAACACCGAAATGGCCTATAAGCGGAACGACGGACATGCGACGGTGAACGGGAATCGTAATAACGACTGGAACGCGTCTTCGTTCGGCTTTCTCTTTGGTGCCAAGCTCTTTTTTTAG
- a CDS encoding GNAT family N-acetyltransferase, whose product MPPTLKPAITFAEKKDLDPAKLVRLYQQAPWAKGRTLADAREMLRHTDVAVTAWEGEVLIGFGRVLTDYIYRATIWDVIVDKAYQGQGIGTDIVQRILNHPRLKKVELFWLCTRKPEFYEKLGFSSKEQTGMVWSRSQQGQAE is encoded by the coding sequence ATGCCCCCAACCCTCAAGCCCGCCATCACCTTCGCCGAGAAGAAAGACCTCGACCCCGCCAAGCTCGTCCGCCTCTACCAGCAAGCGCCCTGGGCTAAAGGACGGACCCTTGCAGACGCGCGTGAGATGTTGCGCCACACCGATGTGGCCGTGACAGCCTGGGAAGGTGAGGTGCTCATCGGATTTGGACGGGTATTAACGGATTATATCTACCGGGCGACCATCTGGGATGTGATCGTCGATAAAGCCTACCAGGGTCAAGGCATCGGCACCGATATCGTCCAGCGTATCTTGAATCACCCCCGCCTCAAGAAAGTCGAACTCTTCTGGCTCTGCACCCGTAAACCTGAATTTTACGAAAAGCTTGGCTTTAGTTCGAAGGAGCAGACCGGGATGGTCTGGAGCCGATCACAGCAAGGCCAAGCGGAGTAA